In a genomic window of Glycine max cultivar Williams 82 chromosome 13, Glycine_max_v4.0, whole genome shotgun sequence:
- the LOC100818439 gene encoding putative E3 ubiquitin-protein ligase RF298: MASLVASGSSQMAPSVSVQEKGSRNKRKFRADPPLGEPNKIIPSPQHESLSNEFSAEKFEITTGHGQASASDMCSVSQDHSDGLKLDLGLSSPLPSSDVRLSQPKEELEVDEFHDADWSDLTEAQLEELVLSNLDTIFKSAVKKIVACGYIEDVATKAILRSGICYGCKDAVSNVVDKGLAFLRNGQEIDPSREHYFEDLVQLEKYILAELVCVLREVRPLFSTGDAMWRLLICDMNVSLACAMDDDPSSSLGSDGIDDGCSSVQTEPQLKLETKGPELSPCKSISSGSQPEKSSVAGNTGLDKSKKSQILVGPSGKEAANSGCEFIDKSSSTSGTSQSPLVEEKCGSVRKVHSSSNKRDYILRQKSFHMEKSYRTYGPKGSSRGGRLNGLNGLILDKKLKSVSESTTINLKSASINISKAVGVDVTQDNLNADFSSNDGPSTPTAFSLDSTVTVSQSTNTLSSVHEANAIPAVGSPNVLSATDTDLSLSLSSNSKSPTTTVRCNNEAPNSSCMGIPHDRSLGKWIPQDRKDEMILKLVPRVRELQNQLQEWTEWANQKVMQAARRLSKDRAELKTLRQEKDEVERLKKEKQSLEENTMKKISEMENALSKASAQVERTNADVRKLEVENAALRKEMEVAKLQAAESATSCQEVSRREKKTQMKFQSWEKQKSLFQEELMNEKHKLAQLQQELEQAKVQQQQVEARWQQAAKAKEELLLQASSIRKEREQIEESAKSKEDMIKLKAEENLHRYRDDIQKLEKEIAQLRQKTDSSKIAALRRGIDGNYVSSFMDVKSMALKESRATFISEMVSNLNDYSLIGGVKRERECVMCLSEEMSVVFLPCAHQVVCTTCNDLHEKQGMQDCPSCRSPIQRRISVRFART; this comes from the exons ATGGCATCATTGGTAGCCAGTGGTAGCAGTCAAATGGCTCCTTCAGTTTCTGTCCAAGAAAAAGGGAGTAGGAATAAGAGAAAATTCAGGGCTGATCCACCTTTAGGCGAGCCAAATAAGATTATTCCTTCCCCTCAGCATGAAAGCCTCAGCAATGAATTTTCTGCTGAAAAGTTCGAAATAACCACAGGTCATGGACAAGCTAGTGCTTCTGACATGTGCAGTGTAAGCCAAGATCATTCTGATGGGTTGAAGCTTGACCTTGGATTGTCTAGTCCTTTACCTTCATCTGACGTCAGGCTTAGCCAACCTAAGGAGGAACTTGAGGTTGATGAATTCCATGATGCTGATTGGAGTGATCTCACTGAAGCCCAATTGGAAGAACTTGTTCTGAGCAATTTGGACACCATTTTCAAGagtgcagtaaaaaaaattgttgcatgTGGCTACATTGAAGACGTTGCTACAAAGGCCATCTTAAGGTCTGGCATTTGTTATGGATGTAAAGATGCTGTGTCTAATGTAGTTGACAAGGGTTTAGCATTTCTTAGAAATGGCCAAGAGATTGATCCTTCACGAGAGCACTATTTTGAAGATTTAGTGCAGCTAGAGAAGTATATTTTGGCTGAATTGGTCTGTGTTCTTCGAGAGGTTAGGCCATTGTTCAGTACCGGGGATGCAATGTGGCGTTTGCTGATTTGTGACATGAATGTGTCACTTGCTTGTGCAATGGATGATGACCCTTCAAGCAGTTTAGGTAGtgatggcattgatgatggttgTTCTTCTGTTCAGACTGAACCACAGTTAAAGTTAGAAACAAAAGGTCCTGAATTAAGTCCTTGTAAATCAATCTCCTCAGGTTCTCAACCCGAGAAATCCTCTGTGGCAGGAAATACTGGTTTGGACAAGTCAAAGAAATCTCAAATTCTTGTTGGACCATCGGGGAAAGAGGCTGCTAATTCTGGATGTGAATTTATTGATAAATCTTCTAGTACTTCTGGGACATCTCAATCTCCTTTGGTGGAAGAAAAGTGTGGGAGCGTCAGAAAGGTCCATTCCAGTAGCAATAAGAGAGACTACATTCTTCGACAGAAGTCATTCCACATGGAAAAAAGTTATCGGACATATGGACCTAAAGGGTCTTCAAGAGGAGGAAGACTGAATGGCTTGAATGGATTAATCTTggataaaaaacttaaatctGTATCTGAGTCTACTACCATAAACTTAAAGAGTGCATCGATAAACATAAGTAAGGCAGTGGGAGTTGATGTGACACAAGACAATTTAAATGCTGATTTTTCATCTAATGATGGACCATCAACCCCCACTGCATTTAGTCTGGATTCTACTGTTACTGTTTCTCAGTCAACCAATACTTTATCTTCAGTGCATGAAGCAAATGCTATACCTGCAGTTGGTAGCCCAAATGTATTATCAGCTACAGATACtgatctttctctttctttgtctTCAAATAGTAAGTCTCCTACAACAACTGTCCGCTGCAATAATGAGGCACCTAATAGTAGTTGTATGGGGATACCTCATGACAGGTCCCTGGGGAAGTGGATACCCCAAGATAGAAAGGATGAGATGATTTTGAAGCTAGTTCCAAGGGTTCGGGAGCTGCAAAATCAGCTTCAAGAATGGACAGAGTGGGCAAATCAGAAGGTTATGCAGGCTGCTCGTCGGCTGAGTAAGGATAGGGCCGAGCTTAAGACACTGAGACAAGAGAAAGATGAAGTTGAAcgtcttaaaaaagaaaaacaatctcTAGAGGAAAACACTATGAAGAAGATTTCTGAGATGGAAAATGCCTTGTCTAAAGCGAGTGCACAGGTAGAAAGAACCAATGCTGATGTCCGGAAACTTGAGGTGGAAAATGCTGCACTGAGGAAAGAGATGGAGGTTGCTAAGTTACAAGCGGCTGAGTCAGCCACAAGCTGTCAAGAGGTCTCAAGGAGGGAAAAGAAGACCCAAATGAAGTTTCAATCATGGGAGAAGCAGAAATCCTTGTTTCAGGAAGAGCTAATGAATGAAAAACACAAATTAGCTCAGTTGCAGCAAGAATTAGAGCAAGCTAAAGTGCAACAGCAGCAAGTCGAG GCTAGGTGGCAGCAAGCAGCAAAGGCAAAAGAAGAACTCCTCCTGCAGGCCAGTtctataagaaaagaaagggaacAAATTGAGGAGTCAGCAAAATCAAAGGAGGATATGATCAAACTGAAAGCAGAGGAAAATCTACACAGGTACAGAGATGACATCCAGAAACTTGAAAAAGAAATTGCACAACTGAGACAGAAGACCGACTCTTCTAAAATTGCTGCACTGAGAAGGGGAATTGATGGAAACTATGTCAGCAGCTTTATGGACGTGAAAAGCATGGCTCTGAAAGAATCGCGGGCCACTTTTATCTCAGAAAtggtttcaaatttaaatgactaCTCTTTGATAGGGGGTGTAAAGCGGGAAAGAGAATGTGTCATGTGCCTTTCTGAGGAGATGTCTGTTGTATTCCTCCCATGTGCTCATCAGGTTGTTTGCACAACATGCAATGATCTCCACGAGAAACAAGGTATGCAAGACTGTCCTTCTTGCAGGAGCCCCATCCAGAGGCGTATTTCTGTCCGATTTGCCCGtacataa